A window of Caldisalinibacter kiritimatiensis contains these coding sequences:
- the xseB gene encoding exodeoxyribonuclease VII small subunit, with translation MNEKNVDFESAIKELEKIVNNLENGELTLEESFKEFQRGVELYKYCNDFINNVEGKVKLLLENETGEVKEIEFLNE, from the coding sequence ATGAACGAAAAGAATGTTGATTTTGAAAGTGCTATTAAAGAATTGGAAAAAATAGTTAATAACCTGGAGAATGGTGAATTAACATTAGAGGAATCTTTTAAGGAATTTCAAAGAGGAGTAGAATTATACAAGTATTGTAATGATTTTATTAATAACGTTGAGGGTAAAGTTAAATTACTTTTAGAAAATGAAACTGGAGAAGTAAAAGAAATAGAGTTTCTAAATGAATAG
- the xseA gene encoding exodeoxyribonuclease VII large subunit codes for MELKPLKVSEVNRYIKRVLTSDPILHNIRVEGEISNFKHHYSGHMYFSLKDNDSKLNCIMFNNSCKNLSFTPEDGMSVVAIGYISVYERNGNYQLYVTEMTTKGIGDLFIEFEKLKKKLEEEGLFDENKKKPIPKFPKKIGVVTSSKGAAVKDIVTVVKRRLPSAEIIIYPVLVQGPRASEDICKGLEHFNSRNDIDVVITGRGGGSIEELWAFNEENVARTIHKMKIPVVSAVGHETDFTIADFVSDLRAPTPSAAGELSVPSKSEVNSKLNELFNRLYNSYSENLNKNRSKIALLKVKLEYNNPIDKINQKKQTLDILFKELIKNNNYLLEKYKNKVEMLEEKLYTLSPVSIIERGYTLTLNKDGHVIKSINELKKNEVVNIKFIDGTAKMKVVSLDLEKEEENNLNERKEC; via the coding sequence ATGGAGTTAAAACCTTTAAAGGTATCAGAAGTTAATAGATATATAAAACGAGTCTTAACTAGTGACCCTATTCTTCATAATATAAGGGTAGAGGGAGAAATATCAAATTTTAAGCATCATTATAGTGGTCATATGTATTTTTCACTAAAGGATAATGATTCTAAATTAAATTGCATAATGTTTAATAACAGCTGCAAAAACTTAAGCTTCACACCTGAAGATGGTATGAGTGTAGTAGCAATTGGATATATTTCAGTATATGAAAGAAATGGAAATTATCAGTTATACGTCACTGAGATGACTACAAAAGGTATTGGTGACTTGTTTATAGAATTTGAAAAACTAAAAAAGAAGTTAGAAGAAGAAGGATTATTCGATGAAAATAAAAAGAAACCGATACCTAAATTTCCAAAAAAAATAGGAGTTGTAACTTCATCAAAGGGAGCTGCTGTAAAAGATATTGTAACAGTAGTAAAAAGAAGATTACCATCAGCAGAAATAATAATTTATCCTGTTTTAGTTCAAGGACCGAGAGCTAGTGAGGATATTTGTAAAGGGTTAGAGCATTTTAACAGCCGTAATGATATAGATGTAGTTATTACAGGTAGAGGTGGAGGTTCTATTGAGGAGCTTTGGGCTTTTAATGAAGAAAATGTTGCTCGTACAATTCATAAGATGAAAATACCTGTTGTATCAGCAGTGGGGCACGAGACAGATTTTACAATTGCTGATTTTGTATCGGATTTACGTGCACCTACACCATCTGCTGCAGGAGAATTGTCGGTTCCTAGTAAGAGTGAAGTTAATAGTAAATTAAACGAATTATTTAATAGATTATATAACTCTTATTCAGAAAACTTAAATAAAAATAGAAGTAAGATAGCTTTACTAAAGGTTAAACTAGAATATAATAATCCGATTGATAAAATAAATCAGAAAAAACAAACGCTTGATATCTTATTTAAAGAATTAATAAAAAATAACAATTACTTATTAGAGAAATATAAAAATAAAGTTGAGATGTTAGAAGAAAAATTATATACATTAAGTCCTGTGTCTATAATTGAAAGAGGCTATACACTAACTTTAAATAAAGATGGACATGTTATAAAAAGTATAAACGAACTGAAAAAGAATGAAGTTGTTAACATAAAATTTATAGACGGGACTGCAAAAATGAAAGTTGTTTCCTTGGATTTAGAGAAAGAGGAGGAAAATAATCTAAATGAACGAAAAGAATGTTGA
- the folD gene encoding bifunctional methylenetetrahydrofolate dehydrogenase/methenyltetrahydrofolate cyclohydrolase FolD, whose amino-acid sequence MSGKIIDGKEIANSIHESLKNEIEELKSKTDKVPGLAVILVGDDKASHKYVSMKEKACKKVGINSVVYRLDANTTEEEVLELIDKLNKDEDINGILVQLPLPNGIGEKKINANILPSKDVDGFHAVNTGKLFLGEEGFLPCTPKGIIKLIKSTDIEIEGKNAVVIGRSNIVGKPTALLLLRENATVTICHSRTRNLEEHIRNADIIVSAAGVADLVTETMVKDKAIVIDAGINFKDGKLVGDVDYINVKKKASWITPVPGGVGPMTIAMLLENTVEAFKKKWS is encoded by the coding sequence ATGTCAGGTAAAATAATTGATGGTAAAGAAATAGCTAACTCTATACATGAAAGCTTAAAAAACGAAATAGAAGAACTAAAAAGTAAAACAGATAAAGTGCCTGGATTAGCTGTAATTTTAGTTGGTGATGATAAAGCATCTCATAAATATGTTTCAATGAAGGAAAAAGCTTGTAAAAAAGTTGGCATAAATTCAGTTGTTTATAGGTTAGATGCTAATACTACTGAAGAAGAAGTACTGGAGTTAATTGATAAACTAAACAAAGATGAGGACATTAATGGTATACTTGTACAATTACCATTACCTAATGGAATAGGTGAGAAAAAAATCAATGCAAATATACTACCATCAAAGGATGTAGATGGATTTCATGCTGTTAATACAGGTAAATTATTTCTTGGTGAAGAAGGATTTTTACCTTGTACACCAAAGGGAATTATTAAACTAATAAAGTCAACAGATATAGAAATTGAAGGAAAGAATGCTGTAGTGATAGGACGTAGTAATATAGTTGGCAAACCAACAGCTTTACTACTTCTAAGAGAAAATGCTACAGTTACAATATGCCATTCTAGAACAAGAAATTTAGAAGAACATATTAGAAATGCTGACATTATAGTTTCGGCTGCTGGTGTAGCAGATCTTGTTACTGAAACTATGGTTAAAGATAAAGCGATAGTAATTGATGCAGGTATTAACTTTAAAGATGGAAAATTAGTTGGAGATGTTGATTATATAAATGTTAAGAAAAAGGCATCATGGATAACACCTGTGCCTGGTGGTGTAGGTCCAATGACAATTGCAATGTTATTGGAAAATACAGTGGAGGCTTTTAAGAAAAAATGGAGTTAA
- a CDS encoding endopeptidase — protein sequence MSNYYLGIDTSAYTTSIAVIKESNRIIADYRMILKVKKGKRGLRQQEAVFQHINNIRTLIEKLSNEIDLNKINVVSASIKPRNLNESYMPVFKVSENQGFILSKTLNASYKQFSHQDGHIAAGLIGSDLQIKKEFLALHISGGTTELLRVRDELENFNIDIIGGTKDVSAGQLVDRIGVRLGLKFPCGRELDAASQKKGANKKISYPVSVKDTYLNFSGTETYFNKLIDKNKYDSKIIAYNLFSSIGYSLLDIIKNGIEVYNIKDILIIGGVASNSIIRRILIENIQNKNIGNIYFPESKYCTDSAIGIAYLGKIKRGINSEV from the coding sequence ATGAGTAACTATTATTTAGGTATTGATACTAGTGCATATACTACTTCTATAGCCGTTATAAAAGAGTCTAATAGAATAATTGCTGATTATAGAATGATATTAAAAGTTAAAAAAGGCAAAAGAGGATTAAGACAGCAGGAAGCTGTCTTTCAACATATTAATAATATTAGAACCTTAATAGAAAAATTATCAAACGAAATAGATTTAAATAAAATCAATGTTGTCTCAGCTAGTATTAAACCTCGAAATTTAAATGAATCATACATGCCTGTTTTCAAAGTTTCAGAAAACCAAGGTTTTATTTTATCAAAGACTTTAAATGCATCTTATAAACAATTTAGTCATCAAGATGGACATATTGCAGCTGGACTTATAGGAAGTGATTTACAGATAAAAAAAGAATTCTTAGCACTACATATTTCGGGAGGGACTACTGAATTACTAAGAGTAAGAGATGAACTAGAAAACTTTAATATAGATATAATAGGAGGAACTAAAGATGTTAGTGCAGGACAGCTAGTTGACAGAATAGGTGTAAGATTAGGTCTGAAATTTCCATGTGGAAGAGAATTAGATGCAGCTTCTCAAAAAAAGGGCGCAAATAAAAAAATAAGCTATCCTGTAAGTGTTAAAGATACATATCTAAATTTTTCGGGGACAGAAACTTATTTTAATAAGTTAATTGATAAAAACAAGTACGATAGCAAGATAATAGCTTATAATTTATTTAGCTCTATAGGATATTCATTATTAGATATTATAAAAAATGGAATAGAGGTTTATAATATAAAGGATATACTAATTATTGGAGGAGTAGCATCGAATTCAATAATCAGAAGGATACTAATTGAGAATATACAGAATAAAAATATTGGAAATATATATTTTCCAGAATCTAAATATTGTACAGATAGTGCAATTGGTATTGCTTATTTAGGTAAAATTAAAAGAGGAATAAATAGTGAGGTGTAA
- the nusB gene encoding transcription antitermination factor NusB gives MGRKIAREEAMKLLFQMEINNNFSNSIVEEYLEEKKPKNRESEYISDIISKAIQNKEYIDSVIEKHSKSWKLNRIAKVDLSVLRIAICEINYRSDIPLEVSINEALEISKTYSNLESAKFINGVLGSYVKRLDEKDE, from the coding sequence ATGGGCAGAAAAATAGCAAGAGAAGAGGCTATGAAGTTATTATTTCAAATGGAGATAAACAATAATTTTTCGAATAGCATTGTTGAAGAGTATTTAGAAGAAAAGAAACCAAAAAATAGAGAAAGTGAATATATTAGTGATATAATATCAAAAGCAATACAGAATAAAGAATATATAGATAGTGTAATCGAAAAACATTCTAAGTCTTGGAAGCTAAATAGAATAGCTAAAGTAGACCTATCTGTATTAAGAATAGCGATTTGTGAGATTAATTATAGAAGCGATATACCTTTAGAAGTTTCAATAAATGAAGCATTAGAAATAAGTAAAACTTATAGTAATTTAGAATCAGCTAAATTTATAAACGGCGTACTAGGTAGTTATGTTAAAAGATTGGATGAAAAAGATGAGTAA
- a CDS encoding DUF2273 domain-containing protein codes for MLKERLLDIFEKHQGKILGSLFGLIVAIVFLTVGFFKTIFILILVAIGYYFGKKIDNRENIGELLDRILPPGKLK; via the coding sequence TTGCTCAAGGAAAGATTATTAGACATATTTGAAAAACATCAAGGTAAAATTTTAGGTAGTCTATTTGGATTGATTGTAGCTATAGTCTTTCTAACTGTAGGATTTTTTAAAACAATTTTTATTTTGATTTTAGTAGCGATAGGTTATTATTTTGGCAAAAAAATTGATAATCGCGAAAATATAGGAGAATTGTTAGATAGGATATTACCACCTGGAAAATTAAAATAG